One genomic segment of Danio aesculapii chromosome 15, fDanAes4.1, whole genome shotgun sequence includes these proteins:
- the apoa1b gene encoding apolipoprotein A-Ib — MMRFVALALTVFLAGCQARFLQDEPPSQLEHVKSALQVYADHLKQAAHKSLNHLDDTEFKDYKVFLGQSIDNLHSYFQNSFQAITPLGSQMMEVTTPIREKLNKDMEDLRKEIEPKREELRAVLEKHFKEYSDELKPFMDEYLVKQRQHMEEVKAKLEPVVLSLKEKIGPNWEETKSKLMPILEAIRGKVAENLQELKTQLEPYVQEYKDQMEKGAMEFREKVKSGELRKELTELGEQVKPHFEGIFKALQKFASKE, encoded by the exons ATGATGAGGTTCGTAGCCCTCGCCCTCACGGTTTTCCTGGCAG GTTGCCAGGCCCGGTTCCTGCAGGACGAGCCCCCATCGCAGCTGGAGCATGTGAAGTCTGCATTGCAGGTTTATGCAGATCATCTGAAGCAGGCCGCACACAAGTCCCTCAATCACCTGGACGACACCGAGTTCAAAGACTACAA AGTCTTCCTGGGCCAGTCCATCGACAACCTTCATTCCTACTTCCAGAACTCATTCCAGGCCATCACTCCTCTGGGCTCTCAGATGATGGAAGTCACCACTCCCATCCGCGAGAAGCTGAACAAGGACATGGAGGACCTGCGCAAGGAGATTGAGCCCAAGCGCGAGGAGCTCAGAGCCGTGCTGGAGAAGCACTTTAAGGAGTACAGCGACGAGCTGAAGCCCTTCATGGACGAGTACCTGGTCAAGCAGCGCCAGCACATGGAGGAGGTCAAGGCCAAGCTGGAGCCCGTGGTCCTCAGCCTGAAGGAGAAGATCGGACCCAACTGGGAGGAGACCAAGTCCAAGCTGATGCCCATCCTGGAGGCCATCCGAGGCAAGGTGGCGGAGAACCTGCAGGAGCTGAAGACCCAGCTGGAGCCCTACGTCCAGGAGTACAAGGACCAGATGGAGAAGGGAGCCATGGAGTTCAGAGAGAAGGTGAAGTCTGGAGAACTGAGGAAAGAGCTGACAGAGCTGGGAGAGCAGGTGAAGCCACACTTCGAGGGCATCTTCAAGGCCCTTCAGAAGTTTGCCAGCAAGGAGTAA